In Chryseobacterium gleum, a single genomic region encodes these proteins:
- a CDS encoding tetratricopeptide repeat protein: MKHFYIFLFFLVAGFVKSQENRFYNEAYLTIDNMLNDKQKYSFKTAVLSVENAYYQGKLDTVEVDRKIKFMANFCKTIVRNRDLTYNERDKETVSKYAAIFSVICEETPILINQDTVRYKPFSYDFQDVFGHKDLTSLFVSKLVTTQKGNCNSLPYLYKILAEELGVEANLALAPNHIYIKHNIKSIGWYNTELTSGIFPQDAWLMASGFIHLNAIENGVYMKALDNRESLGLCLVDLANAYKRSFPDNDGTFAIKCAERALQISPNLVTALILRAETHKEQYQKVERSDPKSKELLASLNKEYNHIHKIGYRNMPEGMYLEWLVSLKTERKKYEDIRLKN; encoded by the coding sequence ATGAAACACTTTTATATCTTTTTATTTTTCTTGGTTGCCGGTTTTGTCAAGTCACAGGAAAATCGATTTTATAATGAAGCATATCTGACTATTGATAATATGCTGAACGATAAACAGAAATATAGTTTTAAGACTGCTGTACTGAGTGTAGAAAATGCATATTATCAGGGAAAGCTAGATACGGTTGAAGTTGACAGAAAAATTAAATTTATGGCCAACTTTTGTAAGACAATCGTTCGCAATCGTGATCTTACCTATAATGAAAGAGATAAGGAGACCGTTAGTAAATATGCAGCAATCTTTTCAGTTATCTGTGAGGAGACACCTATTTTAATCAACCAAGATACTGTTCGTTATAAACCATTCTCTTATGATTTTCAAGACGTTTTCGGGCACAAAGATCTGACAAGTCTTTTTGTTTCAAAACTGGTTACTACGCAGAAAGGAAACTGTAATTCGTTACCTTACTTATATAAAATTCTTGCAGAGGAATTAGGTGTTGAAGCGAATCTTGCATTGGCTCCGAACCATATTTATATTAAACACAATATAAAATCCATCGGTTGGTATAATACAGAGTTAACAAGTGGCATCTTTCCACAGGATGCCTGGTTGATGGCTTCGGGATTTATCCATTTAAATGCTATTGAAAATGGAGTTTATATGAAAGCACTTGACAATCGCGAGAGCCTTGGGTTATGTCTTGTTGATTTGGCAAATGCCTATAAGCGTTCTTTTCCGGATAATGACGGAACCTTTGCAATCAAGTGTGCTGAAAGGGCTCTGCAGATCAGTCCTAATTTAGTAACAGCGTTAATTTTACGGGCTGAAACCCACAAAGAACAATATCAGAAAGTGGAACGTTCTGATCCGAAATCAAAAGAGCTTCTGGCCTCATTAAATAAAGAATACAATCATATCCATAAGATAGGGTATAGAAATATGCCGGAAGGGATGTATTTGGAGTGGCTCGTTTCTTTGAAAACGGAAAGAAAAAAATACGAGGATATTAGGTTGAAAAATTAA
- a CDS encoding XRE family transcriptional regulator: protein MSTISILADNIRYLRMQQIPELSQQQLADRLFLTRVSYAKYETAKASPPLDVLLAISRYYHISTDLLLTVDLRKYKLQEMLNLPDNRILLPIKTDSVGENKIEIIPYKASMGYLTGYADPEYIDSLQTMSLPFLHNGKYRAFPVVGDSMPPYKDGTYVVGKYIENIKDIKIGKTHVLITRSGFTFKRIEKINDNSITVGADNTFYDSYDIPFSDLWEAWQYAGSFSSKELEIIDFANEDIKSMLIKLMQEVRELKNKVS from the coding sequence ATGTCAACGATATCAATTTTAGCTGATAACATAAGGTATTTAAGGATGCAACAGATACCTGAACTTTCGCAACAGCAGCTTGCGGATAGACTGTTTTTGACAAGGGTATCTTATGCTAAATATGAGACTGCAAAAGCCTCTCCGCCCTTGGATGTATTATTGGCAATTTCCAGATATTACCATATCAGTACAGATTTGTTGCTAACTGTTGATCTGAGAAAATATAAGCTGCAAGAGATGCTGAACCTTCCAGATAATAGGATCTTGCTTCCGATCAAAACCGATTCAGTTGGAGAGAATAAAATTGAGATAATACCTTACAAAGCTTCAATGGGATACTTAACAGGTTATGCTGATCCCGAGTATATAGATAGCCTGCAAACAATGTCACTACCTTTCCTTCATAATGGAAAATATAGGGCATTTCCCGTAGTAGGTGATTCGATGCCACCTTATAAGGATGGAACATACGTTGTAGGAAAATACATAGAAAACATTAAGGATATTAAAATTGGTAAAACCCATGTACTAATAACTAGATCAGGATTTACTTTCAAACGTATTGAAAAGATAAACGATAATTCTATCACCGTCGGAGCGGACAATACATTTTATGATAGTTATGATATTCCATTTAGTGATCTTTGGGAAGCCTGGCAATATGCTGGCAGTTTCTCCAGTAAAGAACTGGAAATAATTGATTTTGCAAATGAGGACATAAAATCGATGCTCATAAAGTTGATGCAGGAAGTTCGTGAACTTAAAAACAAAGTTAGCTAA
- the dinB gene encoding DNA polymerase IV has translation MERSIVHLDLDTFFVSCERLVNSGLNGIPLIIGGGDRGVVSSCSYEARTFGVRSAMPMKMALRLCPQAKVVKGDMELYSRMSHTVTEVIEESAPVMEKASIDEFYLDLTGMDKFFGAYKWTNELGAKIEKETGLPISYALSTNKTVSKIGTGESKPHGHREIPSLGVQSFLNPLSIKKMPMVGNATFQLFSRVGIRTIGTLSEMPVEILQQMIGKNGTDLWKKANGIDETPVIPYSERKSISKERTFSSDTMDTYEVKGLISGMAEQLAHQLRQEKWLTSTVVIKIRYSNFDTESKQCRVSYTSSDHTLARVALELFDKIYTRRMRLRLVGLRFTDLVHGSYQMNIFEDNAELISLYQAMDNIKNRFGKDAVGRAVGFNFLR, from the coding sequence ATGGAGCGGTCGATTGTACATTTAGATCTGGATACGTTTTTCGTGTCCTGTGAGAGATTGGTAAATTCCGGTTTAAACGGAATTCCACTGATCATTGGTGGTGGGGACAGAGGTGTAGTTTCTTCATGTAGCTATGAGGCACGAACTTTTGGTGTGAGATCAGCAATGCCCATGAAAATGGCGCTGCGCCTTTGCCCTCAGGCGAAGGTTGTCAAAGGTGATATGGAACTATATTCCAGAATGTCCCATACGGTTACTGAGGTTATAGAGGAAAGTGCGCCTGTGATGGAAAAAGCTTCAATCGATGAATTTTATCTCGATCTGACCGGAATGGATAAGTTTTTCGGCGCTTACAAGTGGACAAATGAGCTTGGGGCAAAGATCGAAAAGGAAACAGGTTTACCCATAAGTTATGCGTTATCGACTAACAAAACTGTGAGCAAAATAGGAACTGGCGAATCAAAGCCTCACGGACATCGGGAAATACCATCTTTAGGTGTACAATCTTTCCTAAATCCGCTCTCAATAAAAAAAATGCCGATGGTGGGGAATGCGACTTTTCAATTGTTTTCGAGGGTCGGAATTAGAACCATAGGCACACTTTCGGAAATGCCTGTAGAGATCCTGCAGCAGATGATCGGCAAAAATGGTACAGACTTATGGAAGAAAGCAAACGGTATTGATGAAACTCCTGTCATTCCATATTCTGAAAGGAAATCCATTTCCAAGGAAAGGACATTTAGCAGCGATACAATGGATACCTATGAGGTAAAAGGTCTAATATCAGGAATGGCGGAGCAGCTTGCCCATCAGCTCCGGCAGGAGAAATGGCTGACCTCAACCGTGGTGATCAAGATCAGATACTCAAACTTTGACACCGAATCCAAACAATGCAGGGTGAGTTATACATCCTCTGACCACACCTTAGCGAGAGTTGCACTTGAACTATTTGATAAGATTTACACAAGACGTATGCGGCTCCGTTTGGTTGGTTTGCGATTTACGGACCTTGTTCACGGGAGTTATCAGATGAATATTTTTGAAGATAATGCGGAGCTTATCAGCCTGTATCAGGCGATGGATAATATCAAGAACCGTTTCGGTAAAGATGCGGTTGGACGGGCTGTTGGGTTCAATTTTTTACGTTAG
- a CDS encoding DNA polymerase III subunit alpha translates to MFLNCHSFHSLRYGTLSIDDLISQALALGIKELVLTDINTVTGVYEFKKKCEENNIRPIVGVEVRNGSELYYIAIAKEFSGLAEVNKMLTSYNCDKIDLPLQPELAYNFILYPLSNMPDNLQENEYVGIYEDELNLLIRPEYNKLLSKMVILCPITFSTKKEYNLHRILRAIDNNTLLSKLAEKEVCRKSEYFRSVDSIHRIYRHYPEIIENTQKLLSKCSFDFVFSTPRNRKHYTGTKADDLKLLTRLAYAGLERRYGRNHEVATKRIEKELKVIDELNFSGYFLITWDIIRYSNSMGFMHVGRGSGANSIVAYCLGITDICPIELDLYFERFLNLNRKSPPDFDIDWSWQERDIILDYIFNRYGKEYVAFCGTNVEFKYRSIIREVGKAFGLPKEELDELSKYPERVFRDDIVKQVQKYGKLLEKFPNQRSMHSCGIIISEEPLTNFTALEMPPKGFPIVQWDMHVAEEIGFEKFDILSQRGLGTINDTVRLLEEKRGIKVNIKDTTISKDEVKCNEYLSQGRTIGCFYIESPAMRGLLRRLKCNNYKVLVAASSIIRPGVAQSGMMHEYIFRHNNPDKFEYFHPVFEKQLGDTYGIMVYQEDVIKIALHYGGVSAADGDILRRAMSGKGRSLSALQKVKDDFFASCRKQGHPEELSREIYRQIESFAGYSFCKAHSASYAVESYQSLYLKVYYPLEFMVSAINNMGGFYRTEVYVHEARMSGGVILNPCVNKSEYETTIYGEEIYLGLMLLEKVESKLAQLIPKERKANGEYRSMEDFIKRVPIGIETLQTLIFIGAFRFSGVPKNELLLKARILLGDFKPEKRFQTLFEEPIKEYKFPELKRNVFEDAFDEIEILSFPVSCTPFDLLQTKYRGTVMAKDLTEHHKKQVKMLAYLISRKHVPTKRGTMYFGTWIDVQGNYFDTAHFADCLEKYPFQGGGCYLLLGIVEVDFHFPTITITKMAKMPFIPDPRYSHDEEKKYEAQQRIREDVSMTFRAPYPQEHEIGLPRKRF, encoded by the coding sequence ATGTTTTTAAATTGTCATTCCTTTCACAGTCTCCGCTATGGAACACTTTCCATAGACGACCTTATTTCTCAGGCTTTAGCACTGGGGATAAAGGAACTTGTTCTGACAGATATTAATACGGTGACCGGAGTTTATGAATTTAAAAAGAAATGCGAAGAAAATAATATCCGCCCGATTGTTGGTGTTGAGGTGCGCAACGGTAGTGAATTATATTATATAGCCATTGCAAAAGAGTTTAGTGGGCTTGCCGAAGTAAACAAAATGCTGACTTCTTATAATTGCGATAAGATTGATTTACCATTGCAACCGGAATTAGCCTACAACTTTATCCTATATCCACTGAGCAATATGCCGGACAACCTCCAAGAAAATGAATATGTAGGAATCTATGAAGATGAACTCAATCTTTTGATAAGACCGGAATATAACAAGCTGTTATCTAAAATGGTTATTCTTTGTCCCATTACTTTCAGCACAAAAAAAGAATATAACCTACATCGGATTTTACGCGCCATTGATAACAATACCTTGCTTTCCAAGCTTGCAGAAAAAGAAGTGTGCAGGAAATCAGAATATTTTCGTTCTGTGGATTCAATACATAGAATTTATCGTCACTATCCTGAAATTATTGAGAATACGCAAAAATTACTTTCAAAATGCAGCTTTGATTTTGTGTTTTCCACACCCAGAAATAGAAAACATTATACAGGTACAAAGGCCGATGACCTTAAACTTCTGACCCGTTTAGCTTATGCAGGATTGGAAAGACGGTACGGTAGAAATCACGAGGTAGCAACTAAGCGAATTGAAAAGGAACTAAAGGTAATTGATGAACTAAACTTTAGTGGGTACTTTCTTATCACTTGGGATATCATCCGATATAGCAACAGTATGGGCTTTATGCATGTTGGGCGTGGGAGTGGAGCGAACTCTATTGTTGCGTACTGCTTGGGAATTACCGATATATGCCCGATAGAGCTGGATCTGTATTTTGAACGATTTCTGAATCTTAACCGGAAAAGTCCGCCTGACTTTGACATTGACTGGAGCTGGCAGGAGCGTGATATCATCCTTGATTATATTTTTAACCGTTATGGTAAGGAGTATGTTGCTTTTTGCGGAACCAATGTCGAATTCAAATACCGTTCGATCATTCGGGAAGTTGGAAAAGCATTTGGACTTCCAAAGGAGGAACTTGACGAGCTCAGCAAATATCCAGAGCGTGTATTTCGGGACGATATAGTAAAGCAGGTGCAGAAGTATGGGAAGCTGCTTGAAAAATTTCCTAACCAGCGGAGTATGCATTCCTGCGGGATTATTATTTCCGAGGAACCACTCACAAACTTTACGGCCCTTGAAATGCCTCCCAAAGGGTTTCCTATCGTGCAGTGGGATATGCACGTTGCCGAGGAGATCGGTTTTGAAAAGTTTGATATCTTATCTCAAAGAGGGCTAGGTACCATCAACGATACGGTCAGGCTTTTAGAAGAGAAGAGGGGAATTAAGGTAAATATTAAGGATACCACTATTTCCAAAGATGAAGTAAAATGTAATGAATATTTGAGCCAAGGGCGGACAATAGGATGCTTCTATATTGAATCTCCTGCGATGCGTGGATTATTGCGCAGATTGAAATGTAATAACTATAAAGTTTTGGTAGCCGCCTCTTCCATTATTCGTCCTGGTGTTGCCCAATCGGGAATGATGCACGAGTATATTTTTAGACATAACAATCCTGACAAGTTTGAGTATTTCCATCCTGTCTTTGAGAAGCAGCTAGGAGATACTTACGGCATCATGGTATACCAGGAAGACGTGATCAAGATTGCGCTTCATTATGGCGGGGTGTCTGCTGCCGATGGAGATATACTGAGAAGAGCTATGAGCGGAAAAGGTAGGTCTTTAAGTGCACTTCAAAAAGTTAAGGACGATTTTTTTGCATCTTGCAGAAAACAAGGGCATCCAGAGGAACTGAGCCGGGAAATTTATAGACAGATAGAATCTTTTGCAGGGTATTCATTCTGTAAGGCTCACTCAGCTTCTTATGCAGTAGAGAGTTATCAATCGCTGTACCTGAAAGTTTATTATCCATTGGAGTTTATGGTTTCGGCGATAAATAATATGGGCGGTTTCTATAGGACAGAGGTCTATGTACACGAGGCAAGGATGTCAGGGGGTGTTATATTGAATCCATGTGTCAATAAAAGCGAGTACGAAACAACGATTTATGGAGAGGAAATATATCTGGGACTGATGCTGCTTGAAAAAGTTGAATCGAAACTTGCTCAGCTGATACCAAAGGAAAGAAAGGCAAATGGGGAGTATAGGTCAATGGAAGATTTTATCAAGAGAGTTCCAATTGGTATTGAGACTTTGCAGACGTTGATCTTTATTGGAGCATTCCGTTTTTCAGGTGTTCCAAAGAATGAACTATTGCTCAAAGCGCGCATTCTACTGGGGGATTTTAAACCAGAGAAAAGATTTCAGACTCTTTTTGAAGAACCGATCAAGGAATACAAATTTCCGGAGTTAAAAAGAAATGTGTTTGAGGATGCTTTCGATGAAATCGAGATTTTAAGTTTTCCGGTATCCTGTACACCTTTCGATCTACTTCAGACGAAGTACAGGGGAACTGTTATGGCCAAAGATCTTACAGAACATCACAAAAAGCAGGTGAAGATGCTTGCCTACTTGATTTCAAGGAAACATGTTCCTACAAAAAGGGGAACAATGTACTTTGGTACCTGGATAGATGTTCAGGGAAACTATTTTGACACTGCACATTTCGCAGATTGCCTTGAGAAGTACCCTTTTCAGGGTGGGGGATGCTATCTATTATTGGGGATTGTGGAAGTTGATTTCCATTTTCCGACAATTACGATCACCAAAATGGCAAAGATGCCATTTATACCTGACCCAAGATATTCCCATGATGAAGAGAAGAAATATGAAGCGCAACAGCGGATTCGGGAAGATGTAAGTATGACTTTCAGGGCCCCTTATCCGCAGGAGCATGAAATAGGACTTCCCCGAAAACGTTTTTAG
- a CDS encoding PA2169 family four-helix-bundle protein has translation MENHKIVEVLNDLIEINNDRAEGFEKAIRDINAENIDLKAAFEKFASQSRSNITELAGLVGSKGEVPEDGNTVLGTLHRAWIDIKATFGGSDRHSILEECERGEDAIKKAYKDALQENELGEDVREVLLKQQDGIQASHDAVKALRDLSK, from the coding sequence ATGGAAAATCACAAAATTGTCGAAGTCTTAAATGATTTAATAGAGATCAACAACGATAGAGCTGAAGGCTTTGAAAAAGCTATCAGGGATATTAATGCCGAAAACATAGATCTTAAAGCTGCCTTTGAAAAATTCGCCTCACAAAGTCGAAGCAATATTACAGAGCTTGCGGGACTTGTGGGAAGCAAGGGTGAAGTTCCCGAAGACGGGAATACGGTCCTTGGAACATTACATCGCGCTTGGATCGATATAAAAGCAACTTTTGGCGGTAGTGACCGTCACAGTATTCTGGAAGAATGTGAACGTGGGGAAGATGCGATTAAAAAGGCATACAAAGACGCACTGCAGGAAAATGAGCTCGGAGAAGATGTTCGTGAAGTTTTATTAAAACAACAGGATGGTATCCAGGCGAGCCATGATGCGGTCAAAGCTCTCAGAGATTTGAGCAAATAA
- a CDS encoding O-methyltransferase, whose product MPKVTPELFEVLHDSRAENTLARLYKEALKQGWSMVFHFMPKAFKFFGRGIDWKTENESFYEDKYIPILPYQGTFIYMQARALNAQNILEFGTSFGISTIYLAKAAKDNGGRVISTEYLPHKVKIARQNLIEAGVHEHVEILEGDAMQTLKDLDVEWDFVLLDGWPDMVYAVFKLIEPKLKKGAVILVDDVQGFQPSMKDYFEYVRNPANGYLSTTVYPKKAMEFTIKL is encoded by the coding sequence ATGCCCAAAGTAACCCCAGAACTTTTTGAAGTTCTACACGATAGCAGAGCTGAAAATACATTGGCTAGGCTGTATAAAGAAGCTCTCAAGCAGGGCTGGTCTATGGTTTTTCATTTCATGCCCAAAGCATTTAAATTCTTTGGCAGGGGTATAGACTGGAAAACGGAAAATGAAAGCTTTTATGAGGATAAATATATACCGATATTACCGTATCAAGGTACCTTTATCTATATGCAGGCGAGGGCACTAAATGCGCAAAATATCCTGGAATTTGGAACATCTTTTGGAATTTCTACGATCTATCTTGCAAAGGCAGCGAAGGACAACGGAGGTAGAGTTATTTCAACGGAGTACTTACCCCATAAGGTTAAAATTGCCCGGCAAAACCTCATTGAAGCAGGTGTCCATGAGCATGTAGAGATTTTGGAAGGGGATGCGATGCAGACTTTAAAGGATCTGGATGTGGAATGGGATTTTGTTCTTCTTGATGGATGGCCGGACATGGTATATGCGGTATTCAAGCTGATCGAGCCGAAATTGAAAAAGGGCGCCGTGATCCTTGTGGATGATGTTCAGGGATTTCAACCTTCCATGAAAGACTATTTTGAGTATGTACGTAATCCTGCAAATGGATATCTTTCTACAACCGTATATCCAAAAAAAGCGATGGAATTTACGATTAAGCTTTAA
- a CDS encoding RNA polymerase sigma factor: MTSRNLIDERALLSQFQSGDEMAFDRIFTMFHSSLVFFADRLLMNIGMEISKDLVLDIFLKLYDRREGFESLSNIKAFLYISVRNSCIKAIEKEKVNQKRFDLYTKNFDEFEKNVLDNIVQNEVYEELYQAIDLLPEPYRLIMGRLVTGDTPKEISEELGIPVSTINTQKSRALSLLKKSLSGAGIALLMIYS, from the coding sequence ATGACATCTCGAAATTTGATCGACGAAAGGGCACTGCTTTCCCAGTTTCAAAGCGGTGATGAAATGGCCTTTGATCGTATTTTCACGATGTTTCACTCTTCATTGGTATTTTTCGCAGATAGACTACTTATGAATATCGGAATGGAAATTTCCAAGGATCTAGTATTGGATATATTTCTGAAATTATATGACAGGAGGGAGGGATTTGAATCCCTTTCAAATATCAAGGCTTTCCTTTATATATCTGTGCGAAACAGCTGTATAAAAGCCATTGAAAAAGAGAAAGTAAATCAGAAGCGCTTTGATTTGTACACCAAAAATTTTGATGAGTTTGAAAAAAATGTATTGGATAACATTGTTCAGAACGAAGTATATGAAGAGCTTTACCAAGCGATTGATCTGTTGCCCGAACCATATCGGCTTATCATGGGCAGGCTTGTCACTGGCGATACGCCAAAAGAAATATCTGAGGAGCTCGGTATTCCTGTCAGTACGATCAATACCCAAAAATCAAGAGCACTTTCACTTCTAAAAAAATCCCTATCAGGTGCTGGAATCGCACTTTTAATGATTTATTCATAA
- a CDS encoding FecR family protein — protein MEERRILEELKIVPLLTKFVRGEDMTVLEEKTIEIWLNESSANRAFFEELQDKDHVARELLKRDAASATTSSELLKLHGVVKKRQSHYKRVIIWTTAAAILLFFSLTILLYRYHQSRNVIDETVNMATADIDPGKDQATLTFDDGQVIDLEGKTVKSDADGVTYLNGQAVSPSKMQFATLTTPRKGQYKAILPDGTTVWLNAESKLKYPTKFAGAERLVELEGEGYFEVAHNASRPFIVESKGQRVKVLGTKFNINSYTNEEYTRTTLISGSVELRNLQNELMVRLKPGEQGRFVLGGIDVKKVDPETFIGWTDNEFQFNGAQLVEVLRQLERWYDIDVDYQNVPNAKVYATISRDKKLTSVLFALGEVTDLNFKMTGRRIEIKK, from the coding sequence ATGGAAGAGCGCAGAATCCTTGAAGAGTTAAAGATCGTACCGCTTCTGACGAAGTTTGTCAGAGGAGAGGATATGACTGTTCTTGAAGAAAAGACTATTGAGATCTGGCTCAACGAGAGCAGTGCGAACCGTGCTTTTTTTGAGGAATTACAAGATAAGGATCACGTTGCTCGGGAACTTCTAAAAAGGGATGCTGCTAGTGCTACGACATCCTCAGAACTTCTAAAATTACATGGCGTAGTGAAAAAACGTCAATCCCATTATAAGCGTGTAATTATTTGGACTACTGCTGCTGCGATATTATTGTTTTTTTCGCTTACTATACTTCTTTACAGGTATCATCAGTCCAGAAATGTCATTGATGAAACGGTTAATATGGCCACGGCCGACATTGATCCGGGCAAGGATCAGGCGACACTGACTTTTGACGATGGTCAGGTCATTGACCTGGAAGGGAAGACTGTGAAGAGCGATGCAGATGGTGTAACCTATTTGAATGGCCAAGCTGTTTCACCGTCAAAGATGCAATTTGCAACACTTACTACACCACGTAAAGGTCAATATAAAGCGATCCTACCGGATGGAACTACAGTCTGGCTGAATGCTGAATCCAAACTTAAGTATCCTACAAAGTTCGCGGGTGCAGAACGGCTGGTTGAACTTGAGGGAGAAGGTTATTTTGAAGTGGCACATAATGCTTCACGTCCTTTTATAGTGGAATCAAAAGGCCAACGTGTCAAGGTTCTTGGAACGAAGTTCAATATCAATTCCTATACGAATGAGGAGTATACAAGGACAACACTTATTAGCGGAAGTGTTGAGCTAAGAAATCTACAGAATGAGCTCATGGTGAGACTGAAACCTGGGGAGCAGGGGAGGTTTGTGCTCGGTGGTATTGACGTGAAAAAAGTTGATCCAGAGACTTTTATTGGATGGACTGATAATGAATTCCAATTTAATGGCGCGCAACTGGTAGAGGTTTTAAGGCAACTGGAACGGTGGTATGATATAGATGTGGATTATCAGAATGTTCCAAATGCAAAAGTCTATGCTACAATTAGCCGAGATAAAAAATTGACCAGCGTTCTCTTTGCGCTTGGAGAAGTTACTGATTTAAATTTTAAAATGACCGGAAGGAGGATTGAGATCAAGAAATAA